In Candidatus Poribacteria bacterium, a genomic segment contains:
- a CDS encoding PEGA domain-containing protein: protein MDMKVYTLVLTFMLMCWAVGLNAHASWEKVDTGEKVNLFGMDFVDEYRGWCVGEGGLILNTIDGGRTWHRQGSGTGQDLYDVCFVNPNVGWVVGDNGTILHTENGGVTWTPIPSPTSNALYAISLPDGKNGWIIGSLGIILHTSDGGKTWSDQSPTRVTLQDVCFIDNRHGWAVGISGMILSTSDGGASWETQVSGTDSFLYGVHFVSPTHGWVVGDDGTILRTTDGGRTWKRQNADGEWMLKDVCFANPTLGWAIGDDGVILKTMNGGETWRREEIATSAKLNAIDQGGTILWVVGEEGTVLMEKNVPAPEALVEITELDEAIEMPKEPVVNFASLRVNSIPRKAKIILDGKPTSKKTPATLEDLIPGRHEVKLVMSNHGTVSKIVTLKEGEMKDITLKLPTRNRQISILAGGIAIGGITIAVLQFFAGGF from the coding sequence GTGGACATGAAAGTATACACCTTGGTGTTAACCTTTATGCTAATGTGCTGGGCTGTCGGATTAAACGCTCATGCCTCATGGGAAAAGGTGGATACCGGGGAGAAGGTGAATCTCTTCGGGATGGATTTCGTGGATGAATACAGAGGGTGGTGCGTTGGCGAAGGAGGACTGATCCTGAACACCATAGATGGCGGCAGAACCTGGCACAGGCAGGGATCGGGGACGGGCCAGGATCTATACGACGTTTGCTTCGTCAATCCCAACGTCGGATGGGTGGTCGGGGATAACGGAACGATACTTCACACCGAAAACGGTGGCGTTACCTGGACACCTATCCCCTCTCCCACCAGCAATGCCCTTTACGCCATATCCTTACCTGACGGCAAAAACGGATGGATCATCGGCAGCCTTGGCATCATACTGCACACATCCGATGGCGGCAAAACCTGGTCGGATCAATCCCCCACAAGGGTGACGCTTCAGGATGTCTGTTTCATCGACAACAGACACGGATGGGCGGTGGGAATAAGCGGGATGATACTCTCAACCTCAGACGGAGGAGCTAGCTGGGAAACCCAGGTCAGCGGAACTGATAGCTTCCTCTACGGAGTGCATTTCGTCTCCCCCACTCACGGGTGGGTGGTCGGCGATGACGGAACTATACTCCGAACAACGGACGGCGGTAGAACTTGGAAAAGGCAGAACGCAGATGGCGAATGGATGCTTAAGGACGTCTGTTTCGCAAACCCCACGCTCGGATGGGCGATCGGAGATGATGGCGTGATCCTTAAAACCATGAACGGTGGCGAGACCTGGCGGAGAGAGGAGATAGCGACGTCGGCTAAGCTCAACGCCATCGATCAGGGCGGCACGATCCTATGGGTCGTAGGTGAGGAGGGGACCGTGCTGATGGAGAAAAATGTGCCAGCGCCTGAGGCGCTCGTGGAGATAACCGAGTTGGACGAGGCCATCGAGATGCCCAAAGAACCGGTGGTGAACTTCGCCTCCCTTAGGGTCAACTCCATACCCCGAAAGGCAAAGATCATCCTGGACGGCAAACCCACTAGCAAAAAGACCCCTGCTACGTTGGAGGATCTGATACCCGGCAGACATGAGGTGAAGCTCGTCATGTCCAATCACGGAACCGTGTCGAAGATCGTCACCCTCAAAGAGGGAGAGATGAAAGATATAACCCTGAAGCTTCCCACCCGCAACAGGCAGATATCGATATTAGCGGGTGGGATAGCCATCGGCGGTATCACGATCGCCGTCTTGCAGTTCTTCGCGGGAGGGTTTTAA